A DNA window from Megalobrama amblycephala isolate DHTTF-2021 linkage group LG11, ASM1881202v1, whole genome shotgun sequence contains the following coding sequences:
- the asb2a.1 gene encoding ankyrin repeat and SOCS box protein 2 isoform X1 produces the protein MAAAHVSMPGTRGTNLEFADYSLYSNLSDDELMQLAIERSLADGQSSGPRSENSNNPTALNMPTVPRQAPPTHRPQQQLEPAACPANPPRENPQGVCSVGHFVTGSGKRMVAYRRYDGTMQVVPEPQEELAPIVKAILEGDVGTVRLLVKQPGCNVLAPNKDGWIPLHEAAYYGQDQCIKILLRAQPGMVNQRTLKGKTALMFAVSRDHLACVESLLENGADPDISNMDRETPLYKACEKENPAMVAMLLNYGASVNKNCIQGWTALHESVCRNNVEICEMLVKAGAKVNMPNMYGITPIFVAAQSGKVDALRMLLKNGADLNSQAADGATALYEACKNGHDEIVEFLLSQNADANKPGKTGLMPIHIAAQRGNDCKDLGRTLKNTRETNIVSMLIPATSKARVRRSGVSPLHLAAERNRNDILELLIEAGFDVNATLSDDRSMMYEDRRSTALYFAVMNNNIDATTMLLEAGANPNLDTFNPLLVALRQGCIQTVTMLVKHGANVNAYIPTHPTAFPAAVMFCMKHLTLLKYMMDNGCDALLCFNCVYGRNPHPPIKIRRNLRYDSDETVEKTCVQFCELISTETYSHWAGPIIDVLLDYVGHVKLCARLIEHLDSYDEWQCIKEKSTPPRPLMQLCRLKIRKLLGINRLKKICKLPVPPRLIKFLNHQEREIDF, from the exons ATGGCAGCCGCCCATGTGTCCATGCCAGGTACCAGAGGAACCAACCTGGAATTTGCTGACTACAGTCTCTATAGCAACCTGTCTGATGATGAGCTCATGCAGCTGGCAATCGAACGGAGCCTTGCTGATGGCCAGAGCTCTGGGCCGAGGTCAGAAAACTCTAACAATCCCACTGCTCTGAACATGCCAACAGTACCACGCCAAGCTCCACCAACGCATCGTCCCCAGCAGCAACTAGAACCAGCTGCATGTCCTGCCAATCCACCCAG aGAAAATCCACAGGGTGTGTGTTCGGTGGGTCACTTTGTGACTGGTTCTGGCAAGCGAATGGTGGCGTATCGAAGATATGATGGAACTATGCAAGTCGTACCTGAGCCTCAAGA GGAGCTTGCGCCTATTGTTAAGGCCATTTTGGAAGGTGATGTAGGAACAGTGAGACTATTGGTTAAGCAACCTGGTTGCAATGTTCTTGCACCAAATAAAGATGGATGGATTCCTTTGCACGAGGCGGCATATTATGGACAAGATCAATGCATTAAAATTCTCCTGAGAG CTCAACCCGGAATGGTTAACCAGCGCACTTTGAAAGGGAAGACTGCTTTAATGTTCGCTGTGTCCAGAGATCACCTTGCATGTGTGGAGAGTCTTCTGGAGAATGGGGCTGATCCTGATATTTCCAATATGGACAGGGAGACTCCCCTTTACAAAG CTTGTGAGAAGGAGAACCCAGCAATGGTTGCCATGTTACTGAATTATGGCGCCTCTGTGAATAAGAACTGTATTCAAGGCTGGACCGCTCTCCATGAGAGTGTGTGCAGGAACAATGTGGAAATCTGTGAGATGCTGGTGAAAGCTGGAGCCAAAGTCAACATGCCCAACATGTACGGAATTACTCCTATCTTTGTCGCCGCCCAAAGTGGAAAAGTGGATGCACTTCGCAtgcttttaaaaaatg GTGCAGACCTCAACAGCCAGGCCGCAGATGGAGCCACAGCGCTGTATGAAGCCTGTAAAAATGGTCATGATGAAATTGTAGAGTTCCTTCTATCTCAAAATGCAGACGCCAACAAGCCAGGCAAAACAGGACTGATGCCAATCCATATTGCTGCCCAGCGCGGCAATGATTG CAAAGACCTCGGGCGTACCCTCAAAAATACCAGGGAAACTAA CATTGTATCCATGCTGATCCCAGCCACAAGTAAGGCCAGAGTGAGACGTTCAGGTGTCAGCCCTCTCCATTTAGCAGCGGAGCGCAACAGAAATGATATTCTCGAGTTACTGATCGAGGCCGGCTTTGATGTCAACGCCACACTGTCTGACGATCGTTCTATGATGTATGAAGATCGACGCAGCACAGCTCTCTACTTCGCGGTCATGAACAACAACATCGACGCTACCACCATGCTCCTGGAGGCTGGTGCTAACCCAAACCTGGACACGTTCAACCCGCTCCTGGTGGCCCTGAGGCAGGGTTGCATACAGACAGTGACTATGCTGGTGAAACATGGTGCTAATGTCAATGCCTACATCCCGACTCACCCAACTGCCTTTCCAGCTGCTGTTATGTTCTGTATGAAGCATCTGACCTTACTGAAGTATATGATGGATAATGGCTGCGATGCCTTGTTATGTTTCAATTGTGTTTATGGCAGAAATCCTCATCCTCCTATAAAGATTAGGCGTAATCTAAGATATGATTCGGATGAAACTGTGGAAAAGACCTGTGTTCAG ttcTGCGAGTTGATCTCCACCGAAACCTACTCCCACTGGGCAGGACCGATTATAGATGTGCTACTTGACTATGTTGGGCACGTGAAACTCTGTGCACGCCTCATTGAACATCTGGACAGTTATGACGAGTGGCAATGCATCAAAGAGAAATCAA CGCCTCCACGCCCACTCATGCAGCTCTGCAGACTGAAAATCCGCAAACTGCTCGGGATCAACAGACTGAAGAAAATTTGCAAGCTTCCAGTTCCTCCCAGGTTGATCAAATTCCTAAATCATCAAGAACGAGAGATAGACTTTTAA
- the asb2a.1 gene encoding ankyrin repeat and SOCS box protein 2 isoform X2: MAAAHVSMPGTRGTNLEFADYSLYSNLSDDELMQLAIERSLADGQSSGPRSENSNNPTALNMPTVPRQAPPTHRPQQQLEPAACPANPPRENPQGVCSVGHFVTGSGKRMVAYRRYDGTMQVVPEPQEELAPIVKAILEGDVGTVRLLVKQPGCNVLAPNKDGWIPLHEAAYYGQDQCIKILLRAQPGMVNQRTLKGKTALMFAVSRDHLACVESLLENGADPDISNMDRETPLYKACEKENPAMVAMLLNYGASVNKNCIQGWTALHESVCRNNVEICEMLVKAGAKVNMPNMYGITPIFVAAQSGKVDALRMLLKNGADLNSQAADGATALYEACKNGHDEIVEFLLSQNADANKPGKTGLMPIHIAAQRGNDCIVSMLIPATSKARVRRSGVSPLHLAAERNRNDILELLIEAGFDVNATLSDDRSMMYEDRRSTALYFAVMNNNIDATTMLLEAGANPNLDTFNPLLVALRQGCIQTVTMLVKHGANVNAYIPTHPTAFPAAVMFCMKHLTLLKYMMDNGCDALLCFNCVYGRNPHPPIKIRRNLRYDSDETVEKTCVQFCELISTETYSHWAGPIIDVLLDYVGHVKLCARLIEHLDSYDEWQCIKEKSTPPRPLMQLCRLKIRKLLGINRLKKICKLPVPPRLIKFLNHQEREIDF; encoded by the exons ATGGCAGCCGCCCATGTGTCCATGCCAGGTACCAGAGGAACCAACCTGGAATTTGCTGACTACAGTCTCTATAGCAACCTGTCTGATGATGAGCTCATGCAGCTGGCAATCGAACGGAGCCTTGCTGATGGCCAGAGCTCTGGGCCGAGGTCAGAAAACTCTAACAATCCCACTGCTCTGAACATGCCAACAGTACCACGCCAAGCTCCACCAACGCATCGTCCCCAGCAGCAACTAGAACCAGCTGCATGTCCTGCCAATCCACCCAG aGAAAATCCACAGGGTGTGTGTTCGGTGGGTCACTTTGTGACTGGTTCTGGCAAGCGAATGGTGGCGTATCGAAGATATGATGGAACTATGCAAGTCGTACCTGAGCCTCAAGA GGAGCTTGCGCCTATTGTTAAGGCCATTTTGGAAGGTGATGTAGGAACAGTGAGACTATTGGTTAAGCAACCTGGTTGCAATGTTCTTGCACCAAATAAAGATGGATGGATTCCTTTGCACGAGGCGGCATATTATGGACAAGATCAATGCATTAAAATTCTCCTGAGAG CTCAACCCGGAATGGTTAACCAGCGCACTTTGAAAGGGAAGACTGCTTTAATGTTCGCTGTGTCCAGAGATCACCTTGCATGTGTGGAGAGTCTTCTGGAGAATGGGGCTGATCCTGATATTTCCAATATGGACAGGGAGACTCCCCTTTACAAAG CTTGTGAGAAGGAGAACCCAGCAATGGTTGCCATGTTACTGAATTATGGCGCCTCTGTGAATAAGAACTGTATTCAAGGCTGGACCGCTCTCCATGAGAGTGTGTGCAGGAACAATGTGGAAATCTGTGAGATGCTGGTGAAAGCTGGAGCCAAAGTCAACATGCCCAACATGTACGGAATTACTCCTATCTTTGTCGCCGCCCAAAGTGGAAAAGTGGATGCACTTCGCAtgcttttaaaaaatg GTGCAGACCTCAACAGCCAGGCCGCAGATGGAGCCACAGCGCTGTATGAAGCCTGTAAAAATGGTCATGATGAAATTGTAGAGTTCCTTCTATCTCAAAATGCAGACGCCAACAAGCCAGGCAAAACAGGACTGATGCCAATCCATATTGCTGCCCAGCGCGGCAATGATTG CATTGTATCCATGCTGATCCCAGCCACAAGTAAGGCCAGAGTGAGACGTTCAGGTGTCAGCCCTCTCCATTTAGCAGCGGAGCGCAACAGAAATGATATTCTCGAGTTACTGATCGAGGCCGGCTTTGATGTCAACGCCACACTGTCTGACGATCGTTCTATGATGTATGAAGATCGACGCAGCACAGCTCTCTACTTCGCGGTCATGAACAACAACATCGACGCTACCACCATGCTCCTGGAGGCTGGTGCTAACCCAAACCTGGACACGTTCAACCCGCTCCTGGTGGCCCTGAGGCAGGGTTGCATACAGACAGTGACTATGCTGGTGAAACATGGTGCTAATGTCAATGCCTACATCCCGACTCACCCAACTGCCTTTCCAGCTGCTGTTATGTTCTGTATGAAGCATCTGACCTTACTGAAGTATATGATGGATAATGGCTGCGATGCCTTGTTATGTTTCAATTGTGTTTATGGCAGAAATCCTCATCCTCCTATAAAGATTAGGCGTAATCTAAGATATGATTCGGATGAAACTGTGGAAAAGACCTGTGTTCAG ttcTGCGAGTTGATCTCCACCGAAACCTACTCCCACTGGGCAGGACCGATTATAGATGTGCTACTTGACTATGTTGGGCACGTGAAACTCTGTGCACGCCTCATTGAACATCTGGACAGTTATGACGAGTGGCAATGCATCAAAGAGAAATCAA CGCCTCCACGCCCACTCATGCAGCTCTGCAGACTGAAAATCCGCAAACTGCTCGGGATCAACAGACTGAAGAAAATTTGCAAGCTTCCAGTTCCTCCCAGGTTGATCAAATTCCTAAATCATCAAGAACGAGAGATAGACTTTTAA
- the asb2a.1 gene encoding ankyrin repeat and SOCS box protein 2 isoform X3, translating into MHQNKSCVFSRELAPIVKAILEGDVGTVRLLVKQPGCNVLAPNKDGWIPLHEAAYYGQDQCIKILLRAQPGMVNQRTLKGKTALMFAVSRDHLACVESLLENGADPDISNMDRETPLYKACEKENPAMVAMLLNYGASVNKNCIQGWTALHESVCRNNVEICEMLVKAGAKVNMPNMYGITPIFVAAQSGKVDALRMLLKNGADLNSQAADGATALYEACKNGHDEIVEFLLSQNADANKPGKTGLMPIHIAAQRGNDCIVSMLIPATSKARVRRSGVSPLHLAAERNRNDILELLIEAGFDVNATLSDDRSMMYEDRRSTALYFAVMNNNIDATTMLLEAGANPNLDTFNPLLVALRQGCIQTVTMLVKHGANVNAYIPTHPTAFPAAVMFCMKHLTLLKYMMDNGCDALLCFNCVYGRNPHPPIKIRRNLRYDSDETVEKTCVQFCELISTETYSHWAGPIIDVLLDYVGHVKLCARLIEHLDSYDEWQCIKEKSTPPRPLMQLCRLKIRKLLGINRLKKICKLPVPPRLIKFLNHQEREIDF; encoded by the exons atgcatcaaaataaaagctgtgTCTTCTCTAGGGAGCTTGCGCCTATTGTTAAGGCCATTTTGGAAGGTGATGTAGGAACAGTGAGACTATTGGTTAAGCAACCTGGTTGCAATGTTCTTGCACCAAATAAAGATGGATGGATTCCTTTGCACGAGGCGGCATATTATGGACAAGATCAATGCATTAAAATTCTCCTGAGAG CTCAACCCGGAATGGTTAACCAGCGCACTTTGAAAGGGAAGACTGCTTTAATGTTCGCTGTGTCCAGAGATCACCTTGCATGTGTGGAGAGTCTTCTGGAGAATGGGGCTGATCCTGATATTTCCAATATGGACAGGGAGACTCCCCTTTACAAAG CTTGTGAGAAGGAGAACCCAGCAATGGTTGCCATGTTACTGAATTATGGCGCCTCTGTGAATAAGAACTGTATTCAAGGCTGGACCGCTCTCCATGAGAGTGTGTGCAGGAACAATGTGGAAATCTGTGAGATGCTGGTGAAAGCTGGAGCCAAAGTCAACATGCCCAACATGTACGGAATTACTCCTATCTTTGTCGCCGCCCAAAGTGGAAAAGTGGATGCACTTCGCAtgcttttaaaaaatg GTGCAGACCTCAACAGCCAGGCCGCAGATGGAGCCACAGCGCTGTATGAAGCCTGTAAAAATGGTCATGATGAAATTGTAGAGTTCCTTCTATCTCAAAATGCAGACGCCAACAAGCCAGGCAAAACAGGACTGATGCCAATCCATATTGCTGCCCAGCGCGGCAATGATTG CATTGTATCCATGCTGATCCCAGCCACAAGTAAGGCCAGAGTGAGACGTTCAGGTGTCAGCCCTCTCCATTTAGCAGCGGAGCGCAACAGAAATGATATTCTCGAGTTACTGATCGAGGCCGGCTTTGATGTCAACGCCACACTGTCTGACGATCGTTCTATGATGTATGAAGATCGACGCAGCACAGCTCTCTACTTCGCGGTCATGAACAACAACATCGACGCTACCACCATGCTCCTGGAGGCTGGTGCTAACCCAAACCTGGACACGTTCAACCCGCTCCTGGTGGCCCTGAGGCAGGGTTGCATACAGACAGTGACTATGCTGGTGAAACATGGTGCTAATGTCAATGCCTACATCCCGACTCACCCAACTGCCTTTCCAGCTGCTGTTATGTTCTGTATGAAGCATCTGACCTTACTGAAGTATATGATGGATAATGGCTGCGATGCCTTGTTATGTTTCAATTGTGTTTATGGCAGAAATCCTCATCCTCCTATAAAGATTAGGCGTAATCTAAGATATGATTCGGATGAAACTGTGGAAAAGACCTGTGTTCAG ttcTGCGAGTTGATCTCCACCGAAACCTACTCCCACTGGGCAGGACCGATTATAGATGTGCTACTTGACTATGTTGGGCACGTGAAACTCTGTGCACGCCTCATTGAACATCTGGACAGTTATGACGAGTGGCAATGCATCAAAGAGAAATCAA CGCCTCCACGCCCACTCATGCAGCTCTGCAGACTGAAAATCCGCAAACTGCTCGGGATCAACAGACTGAAGAAAATTTGCAAGCTTCCAGTTCCTCCCAGGTTGATCAAATTCCTAAATCATCAAGAACGAGAGATAGACTTTTAA